One stretch of Chryseobacterium fluminis DNA includes these proteins:
- a CDS encoding type II 3-dehydroquinate dehydratase — translation MKVLIVNGPNLNLLGTREPEIYGTTSMENYLEILRSEFPSHELYYYQSNIEGELINRLQEDDFDAVVINPGAFTHYSYAIADCLKNIRKQKVEVHISNIYQREEFRQKSVTAANTDAVLSGFGLDGYRLAILSLK, via the coding sequence ATGAAAGTTTTAATTGTAAACGGACCTAATCTAAATCTGTTGGGCACACGAGAACCTGAGATCTACGGGACAACTTCAATGGAAAATTATCTGGAAATCTTAAGATCAGAATTTCCCAGTCATGAATTATACTATTATCAGTCTAATATCGAAGGAGAACTGATTAACAGATTGCAGGAAGATGATTTTGATGCCGTAGTGATCAACCCGGGCGCTTTCACCCATTACTCTTATGCGATCGCAGATTGTTTAAAGAATATCAGGAAGCAGAAAGTGGAAGTTCACATCAGCAATATTTACCAGAGAGAAGAGTTTCGGCAGAAGTCTGTAACAGCAGCGAATACGGATGCTGTGCTGTCTGGATTCGGATTGGATGGATATCGTCTGGCTATCTTAAGTTTAAAGTAA